One window of Salmo salar chromosome ssa11, Ssal_v3.1, whole genome shotgun sequence genomic DNA carries:
- the LOC106562717 gene encoding gap junction delta-2 protein — translation MTEWTLLKRLLDSVHQHSTMIGRLWLTVMVIFRLLIIAVATEDVYADEQEMFVCNTLQPGCATVCYDAFAPISQPRFWVFHIISVSTPSLCFIIYTWHNLSKLPQGHSGQGQGVNPRDLPRDGGKDGGREAFNRSCDSDSCSIHSHRHLGHSLANVLEGITAQSQSLLKGAATTTATTATSLTQARARVYRNSHYDAPGGPGGGGGTGGVLSKYYVFHVCFRALLEVGFVMAQWFLFGFRVPVHFLCKAPPCTQPVDCYVSRPTEKTIFLLFMFCVGLFCILLNLLELNHLGWKKIRHSVRLREGGSWGNYGVEKGGQETFETFAPDSPSLMSSLSLRDVTSTTLLPTLDLVVDHRPDWTCAGNCSPFNKEPDAGIETGLQLPNNQELQRGETQLLKSKREGWKSKLRSTEVWI, via the coding sequence ATGACGGAGTGGACGCTCCTCAAACGTCTCCTGGACTCCGTCCACCAGCACTCCACCATGATTGGACGCCTCTGGCTCACCGTCATGGTGATCTTTCGCCTCCTCATCATTGCCGTGGCGACTGAGGACGTGTACGCCGACGAGCAGGAGATGTTTGTGTGCAACACCCTGCAGCCGGGCTGCGCCACAGTCTGCTATGATGCCTTCGCGCCCATCTCACAGCCACGCTTCTGGGTCTTCCACATCATCAGCGTCTcgactccgtctctctgttttatcATATATACGTGGCATAATCTGTCGAAGCTTCCGCAGGGACACAGCGGGCAGGGCCAGGGGGTTAACCCAAGGGACTTGCCTCGAGACGGGGGAAAGGATGGAGGTCGAGAGGCATTCAACCGGAGCTGCGACTCGGATAGCTGCTCCATTCATTCGCACCGGCACTTAGGTCACAGCTTGGCCAATGTCTTGGAGGGAATCACTGCCCAGAGTCAGAGCCTCCTAAAGGGAGCtgccaccactacagccaccaccGCCACGTCTCTAACCCAGGCCAGGGCTCGCGTCTACAGGAATAGTCACTACGATGCACCGGGGGGtcctggaggtggaggaggaaccGGAGGCGTCCTCTCCAAGTACTACGTGTTCCATGTGTGTTTCCGGGCTCTGCTGGAGGTGGGCTTTGTCATGGCCCAGTGGTTTCTCTTCGGCTTCCGGGTGCCCGTCCACTTTTTATGCAAGGCCCCACCCTGCACGCAGCCCGTGGACTGCTACGTATCACGGCCCACAGAGAAaaccatcttcctcctcttcatgtTCTGCGTGGGGCTCTTCTGCATCCTCCTCAACCTTCTGGAGCTTAATCATCTAGGATGGAAGAAGATCAGACACTCAGTGAGGCTCAGGGAGGGAGGATCATGGGGGAATTATGGGGTAGAGAAAGGGGGGCAGGAAACCTTTGAGACTTTTGCTCCTGACAGCCCCTCACTGATGTCGTCTCTCAGCCTTAGGGATGTCACCAGTACGACGTTGCTACCGACCTTGGATCTGGTAGTCGACCACCGGCCTGACTGGACCTGTGCTGGGAACTGTTCCCCATTTAACAAGGAGCCTGATGCTGGTATAGAGACAGGGCTGCAGCTTCCCAACAACCAGGAgctccagagaggagagacacagctTCTGAAGAGCAAGAGGGAGGGCTGGAAATCCAAGCTGCGCAGTACAGAGGTCTGGATATGA